Proteins from a genomic interval of Equus quagga isolate Etosha38 chromosome 13, UCLA_HA_Equagga_1.0, whole genome shotgun sequence:
- the MAMSTR gene encoding MEF2-activating motif and SAP domain-containing transcriptional regulator isoform X2 — MTLAASSQRSQIIRSKFRSVSDPDPWISASGPALAPAPALPLGPAPSLFSPGVLLPEPEYCPWRSLKKESPKISQQWREPKPEGNLTHHQYMPPEPRQGSRTDPQTERMKPTPVTASPPGIPSPSPPPHKMELQTLKLEELTVSELRQQLRLRGLPVSGTKSMLLERMRGDATPRERPKPRREDSPAGARWPRLRPKTQGAARRPGSLKPSSASHQPPLPRAAETLVTAPAPAPALTPSSAPALVALTLEEELQEAIRRAQLLPNRGIDDILEGQVEPNDPLPPIPLDFPGSFDVLSPSPDSEGLSSVFSSSLPSPTSSPSPSPRGPTDSLDWLEALSGGPPLGNGPPAPSIFSADLSYPSGTRLWDLLEDPC; from the exons ATGACCCTGGCGGCCTCCTCCCAGCGCTCCCAAATCATTCGCTCCAAGTTCCGATCTG TCTCAGATCCAGATCCGTGGATCTCAGCCTCAGGCCCAGCTCTGGCTCCGGCCCCAGCCTTGCCCTTGggtcctgctccttccctcttcAGCCCTGGGGTCCTGCTCCCTGAGCCAGAATACTGCCCTTGGAGGTCCCTGAAGAAG GAGTCTCCCAAGATCTCCCAACAATGGAGGGAGCCCAAGCCAGAGGGGAACTTGACACACCACCAGTACATGCCCCCAGAGCCAAGACAAGGGTCCAGGACAGACCCTCAGACCGAAAG GATGAAGCCCACTCCCGTCACTGCCTCCCCACCAGGAATCCCCAGCCCCTCGCCCCCTCCACACAAGATGGAACTTCAGACCCTTAAACTGGAGGAGCTGACG GTCTCGGAGCTCCGGCAGCAGCTGCGCCTGCGGGGCCTCCCGGTGTCCGGGACCAAGTCGATGCTCCTGGAGCGCATGCGCGGCGACGCCACGCCCCGTGAGCGGCCGAAGCCGCGGCGCGAGGACAGTCCCGCGGGGGCTCGCTGGCCGCGTCTCAGGCCTAAGACGCAGGGAGCCGCCCGGCGGCCGGGTTCG TTGAAGCCAAGCTCAGCTTCTCACCAGCCGCCTCTTCCACGTGCCGCGGAAACCCTTGTGACAGCTCCGGCTCCGGCTCCAGCTCTGACCCCTTCCTCAGCACCAGCATTGGTGGCTCTGACTCTGGAGGAGGAGCTTCAGGAAGCGATCCGCAGGGCGCAG TTGCTTCCGAACCGGGGCATCGATGACATCCTGGAGGGCCAGGTGGAGCCTAATG ACCCGCTGCCCCCCATTCCTCTGGACTTCCCCGGCTCCTTTGACGTGCTGTCCCCCTCCCCGGACTCTGAAGGCCTCtcatctgtcttctcttcctcGCTCCCGTCTCCCACGAGCTCCCCATCCCCCTCTCCGAGGGGCCCCACAGACTCCTTGGACTGGCTGGAGGCTCTGAGTGGGGGTCCCCCGCTGGGCAATGGCCCCCCAGCTCCCAGCATCTTCTCTGCTGACTTATCTTACCCCAGTGGCACCCGGCTGTGGGACCTGCTGGAGGATCCATGCTGA
- the RASIP1 gene encoding ras-interacting protein 1 isoform X1 — translation MLSGERKEGGSPRFGKLHLPVGLWINSPRKQLAKLGRRWPSAASVKSSSSDTGSRSSEPLPPPPPPHVELRRVGAVKAAGGASGSRAKRISQLFRGSGTGATGSGGAGGPGTPGGAQRWASEKKLPELAAGVAPEPPLAARATAPPGVLKIFGAGLASGANYKSVLATARSTARELVAEALERYGLAGSPGGGPGESGCVDAFALCDALGRPAAGGAGNGEWRAEHLRVLGDAERPLLVQELWRARPGWARRFELRGREEARRLEQEAFGAADSDGTGAPSWRPQKNRSRAASGGAALASPGPGSGSGPAAGSGGKERSENLSLRRSVSELSLQGRRRRQQERRQQALSMAPGAADAQIGPADPGDFDQLTQCLIQAPSNHPYFLLLQGYQDAQDFVVYVMTREQHVFGRGGNSSARGGSPAPYVDTFLNAPDILPRHCTVRAGPEPPAMVRPSRGAPVTHNGCLLLREAELHPGDLLGLGEHFLFMYKDPRTGSSGPARPPWLPARPGAAPPGPGWAFSCRLCGRGLQERGEALAAYLDGREPVLRFRPREEEALLGEIVRAAAAGAGDLPPLGPATLLALCVQHSARELELGHLPRLLGRLARLIKEAVWEKIKEIGDRQPENHPEGVPEVPLTPEAVSVELRPLMLWMANTTELLSFVQEKVMEMEKEADQEGLSSDPQLCNDLELCDEAMALLDEVIMCTFQQSVYYLTKTLYSTLPALLDSNPFTGGAELPGPGAELEAMPLGLRPTLGVFQAALELTSQCELHPDLVSQTFGYLFFFSNASLLNSLMERGQGRPFYQWSRAVQIRTNLDLVLDWLQGAGLGDIATEFFRKLSMAVNLLCVPRTSLLKASWSSLRTEHPTLTPAQLHHLLSHYQLGPGRGPPPAWDPPPAERDAVDTGDIFESFSSHPPLILPLGSSRLRLTGPVTDDALHRELRRLRRLLWDLEQQELPANHRHGPPVATPP, via the exons ATGCTATCTGGTGAACGGAAGGAGGGCGGAAGCCCCCGCTTCGGGAAACTCCATCTCCCGGTGGGCCTGTGGATCAATTCCCCCAGGAAGCAGCTGGCCAAGCTGGGGCGGCGCTGGCCCAGCGCTGCCTCTGTCAA GTCTTCGTCTTCCGACACGGGGAGCCGCAGCAGCGAGCCGCttcccccgccgccgccgccgcacgTGGAGCTGCGGCGAGTGGGCGCGGTCAAGGCGGCCGGGGGCGCCTCGGGGAGCCGCGCCAAGCGCATCTCCCAGCTCTTTCGAGGCTCCGGAACCGGGGCCACGGGGTCCGGCGGCGCGGGAGGCCCCGGGACTCCGGGGGGCGCGCAGCGCTGGGCCAGCGAGAAGAAGCTGCCGGAGCTGGCGGCGGGCGTGGCCCCCGAGCCCCCTCTGGCCGCCCGCGCCACAGCGCCCCCCGGGGTCCTCAAGATCTTCGGCGCGGGGCTGGCGTCGGGCGCTAACTACAAGAGCGTGCTGGCCACGGCGCGCTCCACGGCGCGCGAGCTGGTGGCCGAGGCGCTGGAGCGCTACGGGCTGGCCGGCAGCCCCGGCGGCGGCCCGGGCGAGAGCGGCTGCGTGGACGCCTTCGCGCTGTGCGACGCGCTGGGCCGGCCCGCGGCGGGCGGCGCAGGCAACGGCGAGTGGCGGGCGGAGCACCTGCGCGTGCTGGGCGACGCGGAGCGCCCGCTGCTGGTGCAGGAGCTGTGGCGGGCGCGGCCCGGCTGGGCGCGGCGTTTCGAGCTGCGCGGCCGCGAGGAGGCGCGTCGCCTGGAGCAGGAGGCCTTCGGGGCAGCGGACAGCGACG GCACGGGCGCCCCCTCGTGGCGGCCACAGAAGAACCGCTCCCGGGCGGCGTCCGGGGGGGCGGCGCTGGCCAGTCCTGGCCCCGGCTCCGGGTCAGGGCCCGCGGCTGGCTCCGGGGGCAAGGAGCGCTCGGAAAACCTGTCCCTGCGGCGTAGCGTGTCCGAGCTCAGCCTGCAGGgtcggcggcggcggcagcaggaGCGCAGGCAACAGGCCCTTAGCATGGCCCCAGGGGCAGCCGACGCCCAAATCGGACCTGCAGACCCCGGTGACTTCGATCAGTTGACTCAGTGCCTCATCCAGGCCCCCAGCAATCACCCCTACTTTCTGCTGCTCCAGGGCTACCAGGACGCCCAG GACTTCGTGGTGTACGTGATGACGCGGGAGCAGCACGTGTTTGGCCGGGGCGGGAACTCCTCGGCCCGCGGTGGATCACCGGCCCCGTACGTGGACACCTTTCTCAACGCCCCGGACATCCTGCCCCGTCACTGCACAGTGCGGGCGGGTCCTGAGCCCCCGGCCATGGTGCGCCCATCCCGGGGAGCCCCGGTCACGCACAACGGGTGCCTCCTGCTGCGGGAAGCCGAGCTGCACCCGGGTGACCTGCTGGGGCTGGGCGAGCACTTCTTGTTCATGTACAAGGACCCCCGCACCGGGAGCTCCGGGCCGGCGCGGCCGCCCTGGCTGCCCGCGCGCCCCGGGGCTGCGCCGCCGGGCCCCGGCTGGGCCTTCTCCTGCCGCCTGTGCGGCCGAGGCCTGCAGGAGCGCGGCGAGGCGCTGGCCGCCTACCTGGACGGCCGCGAGCCCGTGCTGCGCTTCCGGCCGCGCGAGGAAGAGGCGCTGCTGGGCGAGATCGTGCGCGCTGCGGCCGCGGGCGCCGGGGACCTGCCGCCGCTCGGGCCCGCCACGCTACTGGCGCTGTGCGTGCAGCATTCAGCCCGGGAGCTGGAGCTGGGCCACCTGCCGCGCCTGCTGGGCCGCCTGGCCCGTCTCATCAAAGAGGCTGTCTGG GAAAAGATTAAGGAAATTGGAGACCGTCAGCCAGAGAA ccaCCCTGAGGGAGTCCCAGAGGTGCCCTTGACCCCCGAGGCCGTGTCCGTGGAGCTGCGGCCACTCATGCTGTGGATGGCCAACACTACGGAGCTGCTGAGCTTTGTGCAGGAGAAggtgatggagatggagaaggaggcCGACCAGGAGG GCCTGTCCTCAGACCCACAGCTCTGCAATGACTTGGAATTATGTGACGAGGCCATGGCCCTCCTGGATGAGGTCATCATGTGTACCTTCCAGCAGTCTGTCTACTACCTCACCAAG ACTCTGTATTCAACGCTGCCTGCTCTCCTGGATAGTAACCCTTTCACAGGTGGGGCCGAGCTGCCAGGGCCCGGCGCGGAGCTGGAGGCCATGCCTCTGGGGTTGAGACCTACCCTGGGCGTGTTCCAGGCAGCCCTGGAACTCACCAGCCAGTGCGAGCTGCACCCAGACCTCGTGTCTCAGACTTTTGGCTACTTGTTCTTCTTCTCCAATGCGTCCCTTCTCAACTCGCTGATGGAACGAG GTCAAGGCCGACCTTTCTATCAGTGGTCCCGAGCTGTCCAAATCCGGACCAACCTGGACCTTGTCTTGGACTGGCTacagggggctgggctgggcgaCATTGCCACTGAGTTCTTCCGGAAACTCTCCATGGCTGTGAACCTGCTCTGCGTGCCCCGCACCTCCCTGCTCAAG GCTTCATGGAGCAGCCTACGAACGGAGCACCCCACGCTGACCCCGGCTCAACTCCACCATCTGCTCAGCCACTACCAGCTGGGTCCTGGCCGCGGGCCACCACCTGCCTGGGACCCTCCCCCTGCAGAGCGAGATGCTGTGGACACGG GGGACATCTTCGAAAGCTTCTCCTCTCACCCTCCCCTCATCCTGCCTTTGGGCAGCTCGCGTCTGCGCCTCACGGGTCCAGTGACGGACGATGCTCTGCACCGTGAACTGCGCAGGCTCCGCCGCCTCCTCTGGGATCTTGAGCAGCAGGAACTGCCGGCCAATCACCGCCACGGGCCTCCCGTGGCCACGCCTCCTTGA
- the MAMSTR gene encoding MEF2-activating motif and SAP domain-containing transcriptional regulator isoform X1: MTLAASSQRSQIIRSKFRSVLQLRIHRRYQDPISDPDPWISASGPALAPAPALPLGPAPSLFSPGVLLPEPEYCPWRSLKKESPKISQQWREPKPEGNLTHHQYMPPEPRQGSRTDPQTERMKPTPVTASPPGIPSPSPPPHKMELQTLKLEELTVSELRQQLRLRGLPVSGTKSMLLERMRGDATPRERPKPRREDSPAGARWPRLRPKTQGAARRPGSLKPSSASHQPPLPRAAETLVTAPAPAPALTPSSAPALVALTLEEELQEAIRRAQLLPNRGIDDILEGQVEPNDPLPPIPLDFPGSFDVLSPSPDSEGLSSVFSSSLPSPTSSPSPSPRGPTDSLDWLEALSGGPPLGNGPPAPSIFSADLSYPSGTRLWDLLEDPC; encoded by the exons ATGACCCTGGCGGCCTCCTCCCAGCGCTCCCAAATCATTCGCTCCAAGTTCCGATCTG tcCTCCAGCTTCGGATCCACAGACGGTATCAGGACCCAA TCTCAGATCCAGATCCGTGGATCTCAGCCTCAGGCCCAGCTCTGGCTCCGGCCCCAGCCTTGCCCTTGggtcctgctccttccctcttcAGCCCTGGGGTCCTGCTCCCTGAGCCAGAATACTGCCCTTGGAGGTCCCTGAAGAAG GAGTCTCCCAAGATCTCCCAACAATGGAGGGAGCCCAAGCCAGAGGGGAACTTGACACACCACCAGTACATGCCCCCAGAGCCAAGACAAGGGTCCAGGACAGACCCTCAGACCGAAAG GATGAAGCCCACTCCCGTCACTGCCTCCCCACCAGGAATCCCCAGCCCCTCGCCCCCTCCACACAAGATGGAACTTCAGACCCTTAAACTGGAGGAGCTGACG GTCTCGGAGCTCCGGCAGCAGCTGCGCCTGCGGGGCCTCCCGGTGTCCGGGACCAAGTCGATGCTCCTGGAGCGCATGCGCGGCGACGCCACGCCCCGTGAGCGGCCGAAGCCGCGGCGCGAGGACAGTCCCGCGGGGGCTCGCTGGCCGCGTCTCAGGCCTAAGACGCAGGGAGCCGCCCGGCGGCCGGGTTCG TTGAAGCCAAGCTCAGCTTCTCACCAGCCGCCTCTTCCACGTGCCGCGGAAACCCTTGTGACAGCTCCGGCTCCGGCTCCAGCTCTGACCCCTTCCTCAGCACCAGCATTGGTGGCTCTGACTCTGGAGGAGGAGCTTCAGGAAGCGATCCGCAGGGCGCAG TTGCTTCCGAACCGGGGCATCGATGACATCCTGGAGGGCCAGGTGGAGCCTAATG ACCCGCTGCCCCCCATTCCTCTGGACTTCCCCGGCTCCTTTGACGTGCTGTCCCCCTCCCCGGACTCTGAAGGCCTCtcatctgtcttctcttcctcGCTCCCGTCTCCCACGAGCTCCCCATCCCCCTCTCCGAGGGGCCCCACAGACTCCTTGGACTGGCTGGAGGCTCTGAGTGGGGGTCCCCCGCTGGGCAATGGCCCCCCAGCTCCCAGCATCTTCTCTGCTGACTTATCTTACCCCAGTGGCACCCGGCTGTGGGACCTGCTGGAGGATCCATGCTGA
- the MAMSTR gene encoding MEF2-activating motif and SAP domain-containing transcriptional regulator isoform X3 produces MPPEPRQGSRTDPQTERMKPTPVTASPPGIPSPSPPPHKMELQTLKLEELTVSELRQQLRLRGLPVSGTKSMLLERMRGDATPRERPKPRREDSPAGARWPRLRPKTQGAARRPGSLKPSSASHQPPLPRAAETLVTAPAPAPALTPSSAPALVALTLEEELQEAIRRAQLLPNRGIDDILEGQVEPNDPLPPIPLDFPGSFDVLSPSPDSEGLSSVFSSSLPSPTSSPSPSPRGPTDSLDWLEALSGGPPLGNGPPAPSIFSADLSYPSGTRLWDLLEDPC; encoded by the exons ATGCCCCCAGAGCCAAGACAAGGGTCCAGGACAGACCCTCAGACCGAAAG GATGAAGCCCACTCCCGTCACTGCCTCCCCACCAGGAATCCCCAGCCCCTCGCCCCCTCCACACAAGATGGAACTTCAGACCCTTAAACTGGAGGAGCTGACG GTCTCGGAGCTCCGGCAGCAGCTGCGCCTGCGGGGCCTCCCGGTGTCCGGGACCAAGTCGATGCTCCTGGAGCGCATGCGCGGCGACGCCACGCCCCGTGAGCGGCCGAAGCCGCGGCGCGAGGACAGTCCCGCGGGGGCTCGCTGGCCGCGTCTCAGGCCTAAGACGCAGGGAGCCGCCCGGCGGCCGGGTTCG TTGAAGCCAAGCTCAGCTTCTCACCAGCCGCCTCTTCCACGTGCCGCGGAAACCCTTGTGACAGCTCCGGCTCCGGCTCCAGCTCTGACCCCTTCCTCAGCACCAGCATTGGTGGCTCTGACTCTGGAGGAGGAGCTTCAGGAAGCGATCCGCAGGGCGCAG TTGCTTCCGAACCGGGGCATCGATGACATCCTGGAGGGCCAGGTGGAGCCTAATG ACCCGCTGCCCCCCATTCCTCTGGACTTCCCCGGCTCCTTTGACGTGCTGTCCCCCTCCCCGGACTCTGAAGGCCTCtcatctgtcttctcttcctcGCTCCCGTCTCCCACGAGCTCCCCATCCCCCTCTCCGAGGGGCCCCACAGACTCCTTGGACTGGCTGGAGGCTCTGAGTGGGGGTCCCCCGCTGGGCAATGGCCCCCCAGCTCCCAGCATCTTCTCTGCTGACTTATCTTACCCCAGTGGCACCCGGCTGTGGGACCTGCTGGAGGATCCATGCTGA
- the RASIP1 gene encoding ras-interacting protein 1 isoform X2 has product MLSGERKEGGSPRFGKLHLPVGLWINSPRKQLAKLGRRWPSAASVKSSSSDTGSRSSEPLPPPPPPHVELRRVGAVKAAGGASGSRAKRISQLFRGSGTGATGSGGAGGPGTPGGAQRWASEKKLPELAAGVAPEPPLAARATAPPGVLKIFGAGLASGANYKSVLATARSTARELVAEALERYGLAGSPGGGPGESGCVDAFALCDALGRPAAGGAGNGEWRAEHLRVLGDAERPLLVQELWRARPGWARRFELRGREEARRLEQEAFGAADSDGTGAPSWRPQKNRSRAASGGAALASPGPGSGSGPAAGSGGKERSENLSLRRSVSELSLQGRRRRQQERRQQALSMAPGAADAQIGPADPGDFDQLTQCLIQAPSNHPYFLLLQGYQDAQDFVVYVMTREQHVFGRGGNSSARGGSPAPYVDTFLNAPDILPRHCTVRAGPEPPAMVRPSRGAPVTHNGCLLLREAELHPGDLLGLGEHFLFMYKDPRTGSSGPARPPWLPARPGAAPPGPGWAFSCRLCGRGLQERGEALAAYLDGREPVLRFRPREEEALLGEIVRAAAAGAGDLPPLGPATLLALCVQHSARELELGHLPRLLGRLARLIKEAVWEKIKEIGDRQPENHPEGVPEVPLTPEAVSVELRPLMLWMANTTELLSFVQEKVMEMEKEADQEDPQLCNDLELCDEAMALLDEVIMCTFQQSVYYLTKTLYSTLPALLDSNPFTGGAELPGPGAELEAMPLGLRPTLGVFQAALELTSQCELHPDLVSQTFGYLFFFSNASLLNSLMERGQGRPFYQWSRAVQIRTNLDLVLDWLQGAGLGDIATEFFRKLSMAVNLLCVPRTSLLKASWSSLRTEHPTLTPAQLHHLLSHYQLGPGRGPPPAWDPPPAERDAVDTGDIFESFSSHPPLILPLGSSRLRLTGPVTDDALHRELRRLRRLLWDLEQQELPANHRHGPPVATPP; this is encoded by the exons ATGCTATCTGGTGAACGGAAGGAGGGCGGAAGCCCCCGCTTCGGGAAACTCCATCTCCCGGTGGGCCTGTGGATCAATTCCCCCAGGAAGCAGCTGGCCAAGCTGGGGCGGCGCTGGCCCAGCGCTGCCTCTGTCAA GTCTTCGTCTTCCGACACGGGGAGCCGCAGCAGCGAGCCGCttcccccgccgccgccgccgcacgTGGAGCTGCGGCGAGTGGGCGCGGTCAAGGCGGCCGGGGGCGCCTCGGGGAGCCGCGCCAAGCGCATCTCCCAGCTCTTTCGAGGCTCCGGAACCGGGGCCACGGGGTCCGGCGGCGCGGGAGGCCCCGGGACTCCGGGGGGCGCGCAGCGCTGGGCCAGCGAGAAGAAGCTGCCGGAGCTGGCGGCGGGCGTGGCCCCCGAGCCCCCTCTGGCCGCCCGCGCCACAGCGCCCCCCGGGGTCCTCAAGATCTTCGGCGCGGGGCTGGCGTCGGGCGCTAACTACAAGAGCGTGCTGGCCACGGCGCGCTCCACGGCGCGCGAGCTGGTGGCCGAGGCGCTGGAGCGCTACGGGCTGGCCGGCAGCCCCGGCGGCGGCCCGGGCGAGAGCGGCTGCGTGGACGCCTTCGCGCTGTGCGACGCGCTGGGCCGGCCCGCGGCGGGCGGCGCAGGCAACGGCGAGTGGCGGGCGGAGCACCTGCGCGTGCTGGGCGACGCGGAGCGCCCGCTGCTGGTGCAGGAGCTGTGGCGGGCGCGGCCCGGCTGGGCGCGGCGTTTCGAGCTGCGCGGCCGCGAGGAGGCGCGTCGCCTGGAGCAGGAGGCCTTCGGGGCAGCGGACAGCGACG GCACGGGCGCCCCCTCGTGGCGGCCACAGAAGAACCGCTCCCGGGCGGCGTCCGGGGGGGCGGCGCTGGCCAGTCCTGGCCCCGGCTCCGGGTCAGGGCCCGCGGCTGGCTCCGGGGGCAAGGAGCGCTCGGAAAACCTGTCCCTGCGGCGTAGCGTGTCCGAGCTCAGCCTGCAGGgtcggcggcggcggcagcaggaGCGCAGGCAACAGGCCCTTAGCATGGCCCCAGGGGCAGCCGACGCCCAAATCGGACCTGCAGACCCCGGTGACTTCGATCAGTTGACTCAGTGCCTCATCCAGGCCCCCAGCAATCACCCCTACTTTCTGCTGCTCCAGGGCTACCAGGACGCCCAG GACTTCGTGGTGTACGTGATGACGCGGGAGCAGCACGTGTTTGGCCGGGGCGGGAACTCCTCGGCCCGCGGTGGATCACCGGCCCCGTACGTGGACACCTTTCTCAACGCCCCGGACATCCTGCCCCGTCACTGCACAGTGCGGGCGGGTCCTGAGCCCCCGGCCATGGTGCGCCCATCCCGGGGAGCCCCGGTCACGCACAACGGGTGCCTCCTGCTGCGGGAAGCCGAGCTGCACCCGGGTGACCTGCTGGGGCTGGGCGAGCACTTCTTGTTCATGTACAAGGACCCCCGCACCGGGAGCTCCGGGCCGGCGCGGCCGCCCTGGCTGCCCGCGCGCCCCGGGGCTGCGCCGCCGGGCCCCGGCTGGGCCTTCTCCTGCCGCCTGTGCGGCCGAGGCCTGCAGGAGCGCGGCGAGGCGCTGGCCGCCTACCTGGACGGCCGCGAGCCCGTGCTGCGCTTCCGGCCGCGCGAGGAAGAGGCGCTGCTGGGCGAGATCGTGCGCGCTGCGGCCGCGGGCGCCGGGGACCTGCCGCCGCTCGGGCCCGCCACGCTACTGGCGCTGTGCGTGCAGCATTCAGCCCGGGAGCTGGAGCTGGGCCACCTGCCGCGCCTGCTGGGCCGCCTGGCCCGTCTCATCAAAGAGGCTGTCTGG GAAAAGATTAAGGAAATTGGAGACCGTCAGCCAGAGAA ccaCCCTGAGGGAGTCCCAGAGGTGCCCTTGACCCCCGAGGCCGTGTCCGTGGAGCTGCGGCCACTCATGCTGTGGATGGCCAACACTACGGAGCTGCTGAGCTTTGTGCAGGAGAAggtgatggagatggagaaggaggcCGACCAGGAGG ACCCACAGCTCTGCAATGACTTGGAATTATGTGACGAGGCCATGGCCCTCCTGGATGAGGTCATCATGTGTACCTTCCAGCAGTCTGTCTACTACCTCACCAAG ACTCTGTATTCAACGCTGCCTGCTCTCCTGGATAGTAACCCTTTCACAGGTGGGGCCGAGCTGCCAGGGCCCGGCGCGGAGCTGGAGGCCATGCCTCTGGGGTTGAGACCTACCCTGGGCGTGTTCCAGGCAGCCCTGGAACTCACCAGCCAGTGCGAGCTGCACCCAGACCTCGTGTCTCAGACTTTTGGCTACTTGTTCTTCTTCTCCAATGCGTCCCTTCTCAACTCGCTGATGGAACGAG GTCAAGGCCGACCTTTCTATCAGTGGTCCCGAGCTGTCCAAATCCGGACCAACCTGGACCTTGTCTTGGACTGGCTacagggggctgggctgggcgaCATTGCCACTGAGTTCTTCCGGAAACTCTCCATGGCTGTGAACCTGCTCTGCGTGCCCCGCACCTCCCTGCTCAAG GCTTCATGGAGCAGCCTACGAACGGAGCACCCCACGCTGACCCCGGCTCAACTCCACCATCTGCTCAGCCACTACCAGCTGGGTCCTGGCCGCGGGCCACCACCTGCCTGGGACCCTCCCCCTGCAGAGCGAGATGCTGTGGACACGG GGGACATCTTCGAAAGCTTCTCCTCTCACCCTCCCCTCATCCTGCCTTTGGGCAGCTCGCGTCTGCGCCTCACGGGTCCAGTGACGGACGATGCTCTGCACCGTGAACTGCGCAGGCTCCGCCGCCTCCTCTGGGATCTTGAGCAGCAGGAACTGCCGGCCAATCACCGCCACGGGCCTCCCGTGGCCACGCCTCCTTGA
- the IZUMO1 gene encoding izumo sperm-egg fusion protein 1 isoform X1 has protein sequence METITVPSSQFLLSPVASIMLNGHPFSLFFSEKAQKQNARLCRQRQTSCTSRLGQAGRGVGGCGGVDPSASSCFFLGELFVKELFWMLSLQKDTFASYAAHFQKEDFCPNKCGMMLQTLIWCSNCEKQVHACRKSTDCGGESWAQQAGLGARGAEPEGRLSLEWADTGASRQEKAGRDRVEEGWGRARKREGTCHSNPSSPERQVKVHRKEDMILDCELNWHRASEGLTDYSFYRVWGKNDETLVSKGKEPTLTKTMVGPEDQGTYRCELGTVQSDPATIIYFHVTVLPQRVEEEIPSTDIPNQGEVTLGHPQSNTSLQYPLSQSPNPVKMLRGRLLGLLIWGCVVLIAGAATVIFCSRSGKMLDSIKSWFDTGTEAAQHPEVPEGKS, from the exons atggagaccATAACAGTGCCTTCATCCCAGTTCTTGCTTAGTCCGGTGGCCAGCATTATGTTAAATGGTCATCCATTTTCACTATTCTTCTCTGAGAAGGCCCAAAAGCAGAATGCCAGGCTTTGCAGACAGAGGCAAACTTCCTGTACCTCACGCCTGGGACAGgcggggagaggggtgggggggtgcgGGGGGGTGGACCCCTCTGCGTCATCCTGCTTCTTCTTAGGTGAGCTCTTCGTGAAGGAGCTGTTCTGGATGTTGAGCCTGCAAAAGGACACCTTTGCCAGTTACGCTGCTCACTTTCAAAAAGAGG ATTTTTGTCCCAACAAATGTG GTATGATGCTACAGACTCTGATCTGGTGCAGTAACTGTGAGAAGCAGGTTCACGCTTGTCGAAAGTCCACGGACTGCGGGGGTGAGAGCTGGGCCCAGCAGGCGGGGCTTGGCGCGAGAGGGGCGGAGCCAGAGGGGAGACTGAGTCTAGAGTGGGCGGACACCGGAGCCAGCAGACAAGAGAAGGCGGGCCGAGACCGAGTGGAAGAGGGTTGGGGAAGGGCCAGGAAGCGTGAAGGAACATGCCACAGTAACCCCTCATCCCCAGAGCGTCAAGTCAAGGTCCATCGAAAGGAGGACATGATTCTGGACTGTGAACTCAACTGGCATCGTGCCTCTGAAGGCCTGACCGATTACAGCTTTTACAGG GTTTGGGGGAAGAATGATGAGACCTTGGTGTCCAAGGGGAAAGAGCCCACTCTGACCAAGACCATGGTGGGTCCAGAGGATCAAGGCACCTACCGCTGTGAGCTGGGCACCGTGCAATCCGACCCAGCCACGATCATCTATTTCCACGTCACAG TGTTGCCCCAAAGAGTGGAGGAGGAGATACCGTCAACAGACATCCCAAACCAGGGTGAGGTGACTTTGGGTCACCCCCAGTCGAACACAAGCCTCCAGTATCCGCTGTCCCAGTCTCCGAATCCTGTGAAAATGCTGAGAGGCCGCCTGCTCGGGCTGCTGATCTGGGGCTGTGTGGTGCTGATCGCCGGCGCTGCCACCGT gaTATTTTGCTCTCGTTCTGGGAAGATGCTTGATTCTATAAAGTCCTGGTTTGACACGGGCACTGAAGCTGCTCAACACCCCGAAGTTCCAGAGGGAAAGTCATGA